The Prunus persica cultivar Lovell chromosome G7, Prunus_persica_NCBIv2, whole genome shotgun sequence genome has a segment encoding these proteins:
- the LOC18771854 gene encoding putative disease resistance protein RGA1 yields MAEVAFPLATKLIEKLGSIASEQICLAWGVKADLKKLQRTMSTIKDVLLDAEQKQAHNQQIRSWLRQLKDVFLDAEDLLDEFECEALRREVVETFHGTTGKVRRFFSRSNPIAFRFRVGNEIKEIRERLDELKSNKAIFDSLTILPHGYGGEDHERPFVPASKVIGRESEKEEIVNLLMQQGDDDQSGNSNNKVSVIPIVGIGGLGKTTLAKWVYDDKRVVGHFELRMWASVPVDFELTKLTRLILGSALNTEISDKLTLDQLQGKLREALKDKTFLLVLDDVWKDDALKWSQLRDLVIEGAKSGSKILVTTRSTTVAEIMGTIPENINLEFLSFEECLSLFVECAFKEGHEKEYPNLFKMGEEIVRKCGGVPLAVKTLGSQLYSKTDQREWKLVRDSDIWKLKQEDSHILPALRLSYTRLPPHLRQCLAYCFHLRKDRIEFNSSDLISYWMAHGILDQSRVHGNMELEDIGELYFKDLWARSFFQNVIDLDIYYRFDMHDLIHDLVQSVAQGECFTVKSANTEDKSENVRHLTVLEAGQNVSTTLQKLNKVRTITAVETKIDESFMCTCFSRFKYLRVVELLTCSLQVLPSSIGSLKHLRYLDLSYNEAITKLPNAICRLQSLQSLYLIGCVNLEELPRDISKLISIITLELTTKQTSFPKNGVGSLKSLRFLTISRCSNLTSLPHETSYLASLRTLMLYKCEKLDLWNVNYPGTPLRLQELDIENLPRMVALPEWFQGAANTLQFLYIGMCENLEALPEWLASFTSLKKLVIDSCQKLLSLPEGMCSLTSLRELVIDDCPELERRCQRNIGEDWPKISHVPHVSFSYL; encoded by the coding sequence ATGGCTGAAGTTGCATTTCCTTTGGCAACCAAACTCATTGAAAAGCTCGGGTCTATTGCTTCTGAGCAGATCTGCTTGGCATGGGGCGTTAAAGCCGATCTGAAAAAGCTTCAGCGCACAATGTCCACCATCAAAGATGTCCTCTTGGATGCCGAACAGAAGCAAGCTCATAACCAGCAGATACGCAGTTGGCTACGACAGCTTAAAGACGTATTTCTTGATGCCGAGGACTTGTTGGATGAGTTTGAGTGCGAAGCTTTGCGGAGGGAAGTGGTGGAAACATTTCATGGCACAACTGGAAAGGTACGCCGTTTCTTCTCTCGTTCTAATCCAATCGCATTCCGTTTCAGAGTAGGCAATGAAATCAAGGAGATTAGAGAGAGATTAGATGAGCTCAAGTCCAATAAGGCTATATTTGATTCTCTCACCATTCTTCCTCATGGATATGGAGGTGAGGATCATGAAAGACCTTTCGTTCCTGCTTCAAAGGTTATTGGTAGAGAGTCTGAGAAGGAAGAAATTGTGAATCTGTTGATGCAACAAGGTGATGATGATCAAAGTGGGAATTCTAATAATAAAGTCTCTGTCATTCCGATAGTGGGGATTGGAGGTTTAGGGAAGACCACACTTGCCAAGTGGGTGTACGATGATAAAAGGGTCGTTGGGCATTTCGAATTGAGGATGTGGGCATCTGTTCCGGTGGACTTTGAACTTACTAAATTGACAAGACTGATTCTTGGTTCTGCATTAAATACAGAGATCAGTGATAAATTGACTCTGGATCAGTTGCAAGGAAAGCTACGTGAAGCTTTGAAGGATAAGACATTTCTGCTTGTCTTGGATGATGTTTGGAAAGATGATGCTTTGAAGTGGAGTCAGTTGAGAGATCTAGTGATAGAGGGAGCCAAGTCAGGAAGTAAGATTTTAGTGACGACAAGAAGTACCACAGTCGCTGAGATCATGGGTACCATTCCAGAAAACATTAATTtagaatttctttcttttgaggAGTGCTTGTCATTGTTTGTAGAATGTGCTTTTAAAGAGGGACATGAGAAAGAATATCCTAACCTCTTTAAAATGGGGGAAGAAATTGTTAGAAAGTGCGGAGGGGTTCCATTGGCAGTGAAAACTTTAGGGAGTCAACTATACTCAAAGACTGATCAAAGGGAATGGAAACTGGTTAGAGATTCTGATATATggaaattgaaacaagaagATAGTCACATTTTACCTGCTTTGAGACTGAGTTATACCAGATTGCCTCCTCATTTGAGACAATGTCTTGCTTACTGTTTCCATCTTCGAAAGGATAGGATTGAGTTTAATAGTTCTGATTTGATCAGCTATTGGATGGCACATGGAATCCTTGATCAATCTCGTGTTCATGGGAATATGGAGTTGGAAGACATCGGAGAGCTATATTTTAAGGATTTATGGGCGAGATCCTTCTTTCAAAACGTAATTGATCTTGATATTTACTACCGATTTGATATGCATGATCTTATCCATGATCTTGTACAATCAGTTGCACAAGGTGAGTGTTTTACAGTGAAGTCTGCAAACACCGAAGACAAATCTGAAAATGTTAGACATTTGACAGTTTTGGAAGCTGGCCAAAATGTTTCAACAACCTTGCAAAAGTTGAACAAAGTGCGGACTATAACAGCAGTGGAAACAAAGATCGATGAATCCTTCATGTGCACTTGCTTTTCAAGATTCAAGTATTTGCGAGTGGTTGAGTTACTTACATGTTCATTACAAGTGTTGCCAAGTTCCATTGGTTCCCTGAAACATTTGAGATATCTGGACTTGAGTTATAATGAAGCAATAACGAAACTCCCTAATGCAATTTGCAGACTGCAGAGCTTGCAGTCTCTATATCTTATTGGATGTGTGAATCTTGAAGAGTTGCCCAGAGATATAAGCAAATTGATCAGCATCATAACACTTGAATTAAccacaaaacaaacaagttttccAAAGAATGGGGTGGGATCCTTGAAATCACTTCGATTTCTTACTATTTCTAGGTGTAGTAATTTAACCTCTTTGCCACATGAAACGAGCTATCTTGCTTCCTTACGGACTCTAATGCTATACAAATGTGAAAAACTGGATTTGTGGAACGTAAATTATCCCGGAACTCCACTGAGGCTTCAAGAATTGGATATTGAAAATTTACCGCGGATGGTGGCATTGCCTGAATGGTTTCAAGGAGCAGCTAACACCCTTCAATTCTTGTATATTGGCATGTGTGAGAATTTGGAAGCATTACCTGAGTGGTTGGCAAGTTTCACATCACTCAAAAAGTTGGTCATTGATTCATGTCAGAAATTGTTGTCTCTGCCAGAGGGGATGTGTTCTCTTACCTCCTTAAGAGAACTTGTGATTGATGATTGTCCTGAATTGGAGAGGAGATGCCAGCGCAACATTGGAGAAGATTGGCCCAAGATTTCTCATGTGCCACATGTTTCCTTTTCCTACCTTTGA